Sequence from the Saccharopolyspora pogona genome:
GGCCGGCGCGGCGCATCCAGAAGATCATGCCGGTGACGAAGGCGACCGCGATGATCGAGGCGATCCCGCCGAAGGCCTCCTGGGCCTCGAAGCTCAACGTCGCCGCGGTGTAGGTGAGCACCGCGCCCAGCCCAACCGACAGCGCCACCGCCACGCCGACCCCGGCCCAGACCAACGGCAGCGCGCGGCGGCGTTCGGTGCGGACGAGGAATGCGACCAGAATGCTCACCACGAGTACGGCCTCCAGGCCTTCGCGCAGTCCGATCAACGCATTACTGAAAAGCATTCGCATCTTCCTCTGCCAGCGATCGACGGGGCACCAAGAAACTAGGTAAGCCTCACCTTGGTGTCAAACGAGTGTGAACTCCATGACACCCCGGTCGGGACCAGGTCCGGCGATCTATTTCGGCCGGTTTGACCTGGTTTTTCGATGCATGTCCGGAATGGCCGAATGCCTTTCTGGCCGAACCGGGCGGGGTGGCCACACCGGCCCCGAAGATCATTTGGTCGCCGGCCGGAATTCGATTCTGTCCTTTGTGGATCGATCTGCGGTTCCGGAAGCCGGATCGCGAATTCCTTGATCTTGTTCGCCGGGTCGCGCCGGGTGTGCGGATTGTGGTGCGCGGGAGCATTGGGTCACGTTTCGTCCCACGGGGAGCCTGTTGCGTTTTCGGCGAAAACGGCTGAACCGAAGTACCAAATCAGTCTCGATCGCCGCCGCTTGTCCGCCAGTGGCCATCTCAGCCGTGATCGATCGATCACGGTCCGTGGTGGGCGTAATTTTGCAACAGGCTCCGGGGCGAGGAATATCGGTTAGGCTGGCGGGGCATCGGTGGGTTTGACCGCCCGCCGACGACGACCTGGCGGTGCCGGGTGGGTCGCCGGAGCATCCCCGCTCCCCGGCCCGTCGTCTCGGCGTTCGACCGCAGAGCTAGCCGTGCCGGTCCAAGGCGCCACCTCAGACCGCGCGGCTGTCCCGGGTGGTCAAAAGGGAGAGACGGCGAGAGCCGTCTCGGCCGCCCGCGTGGAAGAGCCCGCTGACCGGGAGGTCAGCGGGTTTTTTCGCTCCTCGGGCGGGGCGGCCGGCGGAGGCTCGTCCCCAACCCAGGCCGCGGCGAGGTCGTCCCTGCTGGTCATGCCGACTCCGCAAGGAACTCGCTCGGCACCCAAGCGATTGTTGAGCGGAATCGAGGCGGCGACTGGCGGCTCGGCGGGGGAGGGCGCACCGTACCGGGTATGTCCACTGTCAAGGCCAAGCAATCAGGCGTGTTCTACCGGCGTCCGGCCCCGGAGGCCGACCCGTACGTGCGCGAAGGCGGCCACGTCGACCCCGGCCAGACCATCGCGGTGATCGAGGCGGTGAAGACCTACAACCCGGTGAAGTCGGAATCCGGCGGCACCGTGACCCGGTTCCTGCTGAACGACGGAGTCCAGGTCTCCCCAGGACAAGAAGTCGCCGAAGTCGCCGACTGAATGCCCCCACGCGGTTGATCTTGAATCCTGCGCAAGCCCTATCATGGCCGCGCAGTGGTGGGAGGCGGGAGGACCGTGCGCGGGGTCGACTATTACGAGCTGCTGGGCGTGAACCGCGACGCGACGGCAGCCGAGATCAAGTCCGCCTACCGGTCGCTGGCGCGCAGCATGCACCCCGATGTCGGCGGCACCGCGGGAACCTTCCGGTTGCTGCAGGAGGCCTACGAGACGCTCAACGACCCGGTGCGTCGTGCCGGCTACGACCGCGCGGACGAACCGGCTCACCGCCCGCGGCCGCCGGCGGAACGGCGCAGGCGGCGGCATTTCGGCGAAGACCCGGCCTACGTGGCGAAGATGCCGCGGCTGCGCTTGGACGACCTCCCGTGGTGGGACGCCGTCGATCCGGACACCCGGGTCCGCTACCTGCCGGTCACCGGCCCGGACCGCGCGCCGACGCTGGCGCTGGTCGGCGGCTGGTCGCTGCTGCTGCTGGCCGGGCTCGCCGTCGAGCTCAGCACGATGCTGCTGGCCGCGTGGCTTTCCCTGCTGGTGGCGTCCGGCGTGGTGATCGTGCTGCTGCTGCGGCGGCACATCCGGGCGCACCGGATCGACCGGTCGTTCACCGCGGAGTTCGGCGGCCGCCGGATCTTCGGCCTGCCGGACGGGCAGGACGAGCGGGCCCAGCAGCTGACCGCCGAGCTCTGCGCGAAGTACCTGACCCGGCTGCCGGGCGTGCGGGTGTTCCACGGGCTGGCGTGGCCGGACTCGGTGTTCGAGGACGTGCACCACGCGGTGCTGTGCGGGCGGCGGCTGGTGCTGGTGGAGTCCAAGAGCTGGCTGCCCGGCCACTACACCTCCGACGAGACGAGCGCGTTGTGGCGCAACGGCCATCCGTTCCGCGGGGGCACGACGAGCTTGCCGGACGGCATCGCCGCTTTCGAAGAGCTGCTGCCCGGTGTCGAGATCCGCGGCGTGGTGCTGATCTACCCCAGCCGCGCCGGTGACGTCACGACGGTGGAGCAGGACGGCGATCCGGTTTCCCCGATGACTCCGGCCCAATTCGTCCGTGACATCGGGCGCTGGCTCGCGCAGGACGGGGCATCGGTGGACCGCGAGGTGTTCACGGCGGTGCTGGACCAGGTGGTCAGGGACTGATCCGGGCGCGACTCCTTCCGCCGATGCCGATGAGTTTTCGCTCCGTCCCTTGTCGATACTGGTAGTCGACAACATCAACGACGTGGAAAGGGCGCAACGCCATGACTACCAGTTCGAATGCGGCGGTTTCCCAGCGGCGGGGCGTGCACGTGGCGCTGTGGGTGCTCCAGGCCCTGCTCGCGGCGTTCTTCGTGTTCGCCGCGGCCCCGAAGCTCCTCGGCGACCCGACGACGGTCCAGATGTTCGACTTGATCGGGTTCGGGCAGTGGTTCCGGTACCTGACCGGCACTCTCGAACTGCTGGGTGCCATCGGCCTGCTCGTGCCGCGGCTGGCCGGGCCGGCCGCGCTCGGCCTCGCCGGTGTCATGATCGGTGCGACGATCACCCAGGTGTTCGCGTTCCACGATCCGGGCATGGCGCTCATGCCGCTCGTCCTGGTGGTGGTGTTCCTGGCGGTCGCCTGGGGACGCCGCGCGTCGATCCCGTTCCTGACCGGTCGCTGACCAGCCGCCGCCTGCCGGTGGAACCCGGTGTCCCCGACCTCGGCCCGCAGATCGGCCGGGATCGCAGCGGGGCAAGCCGCCGGAGTGACGGCCGAGGCCACCGGGCACGCCCACCCGCACCCCGGCATCCGGTACCTGCCCATCTCCGACGCCGCACCCGTCACGGTCCACCTGACCTGGAACCCGCATCCTGCGCATCCGGCGGTCCCGACCTTCCGGGAGCACACCCGGCGCATCGTCGCCGCTGCCGTGTGACGCCAGTTCGATGCATCCCAAGAGGTTTCGCGCGGTTGGGATAATGCGTTGGGGCCTTGGCAGGTGGTCGTCGTCCTCGATACCTTGTCGATCTTCGCCGGGGCCGGCTCCGCGAGCGCCCGGCGGTGTGACCGTGTGCGATCAGCCCGGCCGGGCGCGAGGATGGGCCGGTCGGGGTCTGCCGGACGAAGGAGTACCAGCGTGACGAATCCGCACCAGAACGTCAGTTTCGTCAGCAACGGGCGCACCGCGCACGGTTACCTGGCGACGCCGTCCGGTTCGGGCCCCGGTGTGGTGGTGATCCAGGAGTGGTGGGGGCTCACGGACCACGTCGCCGATGTCGCGAACCGGCTGGCGGCCGAGGGGTTCGTCGCGCTCGCCCCGGATCTCTACGGCGGGCACACCACGCACGACGCCGCTGAAGCCGCGCGGCTGATGAAGGAGCTGCCCGTGGACCAGGCGGCGCGGGACCTCTCCGGTGCGGTCGACTACCTGCTGGCGCACGATTCGGTGACGAGTCCAGCCGTCGGGGTCGTCGGGTTCTGCATGGGCGGCAAGTTCGCGATCGTGCTCGCCGCGCAGCAGGGCGACCGGGTAGGCGCCGTGGTGCCCTTCTACGGCATGCCGTCGGTGGCGGACACGGACTTCTCCGGCCTGACGGCGCCGATGCTGTGCCACTTCGGCGAATACGACCGCAGCATCAGCATGGACGCGGTCGCCGAACTGCGCGACAAGATCCAGCAGCAGTCCGGCGTCCGTCCGCAGATCCACGTCTACGCGGCGGGGCACGCGTTCTTCAACGACCAGAACCCGGCGACGTACCACGAAGATGCGGCCCGCACCGCCTGGCCCCGAACCCTCGACTTCCTCCGCCGCCACCTGACCTGACGGCGGATTCGCGCGGGTTTGGTGCGGCGAACGGCCTGTTTACTTCTTCTATGAGCCTGTTGCGTTTTCGGCGAAAACGACTGAACCGAAGTACCAAATCAGTCTCGATCGCCGCCGTTTGTCCGCCGGTGGCCATCTCAGCCGTGATCGATCGATCACGGTCCGTGGTGGGCGTAATTTTGCAACAGGCTCCTATCGGAGCGAACAGTCCGTTCGCTCCACCAGCAGCGCCGTCACTGCTGGCCGGCGAAGCGGGCGGGTTTCAGCGTCGGCAGGCCGGACTTGCCGACCAGCCGCTGCGGGCGGAAGCCGGCCAGGACTTCCGCCGGGTTGCCGGTGAGCAGTTCCTGGGCCGCGAGCTTGCCCAGCAGCGGGCCGAGGGTGATGCCGCTATGGGTGGCGATCGCGTAGATCTTGCTGCTGTCGCCGAGGAATCCGGCGACCGTAAGGCCGTCGGCCGGCATCGAGCGCTGGCCGACGCGAAGCGACTCCAGTCGGACGCCTTCGGTGCCCGCAAGCAGGTCCGTCAGGCGCGCGCACAGCTCGCGGACGTGGTCGCAGTCCGGGGCGGGCGGGTTCGCCGGGTCGGCGTGCGCGTCCAGGTCCAGGCCCTGGACCACCAGGCGGCCGCCGCCGTCCGGGCGGACGTTCAGCTTCGGCGTGGTCAGCACCCGGTCGAGCCTGGTGGGCAGCGGGTTCGTTTGACATCCTCTCTGTCCTAGAGGACGGAGATTCTTTCCACGCTGCGTGTGGACCGCGCGGCGTCCGGGTGGGTTACCGCTTCCCTGCGCGCCGCCCGGACGAGTCCCGGTCTTACGTGCGCTCCACGGTCGTTTCCGTTGTCCGCCTGCCCGGCGGCCAACACGTTCTTCGCTGCGTTCACGTCCCGGTCGTGGTGACTGCCGCACGGGCAGTCCCACGATCGGACGGTGAGGGCCATCTTGTCGTTGATGCGCCCGCAGGCCGAACACATCCGGGTGGACGGGAAGTACCGGTCCACCCGGCCGAACGTCCGCCCATACCGGGCGGCCTTTCCGGCCCACCCGGCGTCGTGCACCGACTTCGCCAGTCTCGTCCGGCCGAGACCGACGACGCACAGGTCCTCGACGTACACCGCTTGGTTC
This genomic interval carries:
- a CDS encoding dienelactone hydrolase family protein codes for the protein MTNPHQNVSFVSNGRTAHGYLATPSGSGPGVVVIQEWWGLTDHVADVANRLAAEGFVALAPDLYGGHTTHDAAEAARLMKELPVDQAARDLSGAVDYLLAHDSVTSPAVGVVGFCMGGKFAIVLAAQQGDRVGAVVPFYGMPSVADTDFSGLTAPMLCHFGEYDRSISMDAVAELRDKIQQQSGVRPQIHVYAAGHAFFNDQNPATYHEDAARTAWPRTLDFLRRHLT
- a CDS encoding biotin/lipoyl-containing protein produces the protein MSTVKAKQSGVFYRRPAPEADPYVREGGHVDPGQTIAVIEAVKTYNPVKSESGGTVTRFLLNDGVQVSPGQEVAEVAD
- a CDS encoding DoxX family protein; translated protein: MTTSSNAAVSQRRGVHVALWVLQALLAAFFVFAAAPKLLGDPTTVQMFDLIGFGQWFRYLTGTLELLGAIGLLVPRLAGPAALGLAGVMIGATITQVFAFHDPGMALMPLVLVVVFLAVAWGRRASIPFLTGR
- a CDS encoding J domain-containing protein, producing MRGVDYYELLGVNRDATAAEIKSAYRSLARSMHPDVGGTAGTFRLLQEAYETLNDPVRRAGYDRADEPAHRPRPPAERRRRRHFGEDPAYVAKMPRLRLDDLPWWDAVDPDTRVRYLPVTGPDRAPTLALVGGWSLLLLAGLAVELSTMLLAAWLSLLVASGVVIVLLLRRHIRAHRIDRSFTAEFGGRRIFGLPDGQDERAQQLTAELCAKYLTRLPGVRVFHGLAWPDSVFEDVHHAVLCGRRLVLVESKSWLPGHYTSDETSALWRNGHPFRGGTTSLPDGIAAFEELLPGVEIRGVVLIYPSRAGDVTTVEQDGDPVSPMTPAQFVRDIGRWLAQDGASVDREVFTAVLDQVVRD